A genomic window from Fibrobacterota bacterium includes:
- the xth gene encoding exodeoxyribonuclease III, with translation MEYIIGKSAPLPDGHDRPVYLCSPVKIVSWNVNGLRACAKTHFRDWFARSDADVVLIQELRAEPDQIPPDLVEMPGYGSTFFPASSKKGYSGVAAWVRESLGPVQVEKGMGWDVADREGRLLTVSVGNLRVVGSYVFNGGKSEEAFADKLEFYRKIRESHSQWASQGLDVAFLGDYNICHQAIDIADPVGNKDSVGFRPIEREHLGAYFEAGFADCFRRFHPGVANQYTWWSNRPGVRARNHGWRIDYASVSENLWPRVKRCWHEPDQMGSDHCPIGLELR, from the coding sequence ATGGAGTATATCATAGGAAAATCCGCGCCGCTTCCCGATGGTCATGATCGGCCCGTCTATCTTTGCTCTCCTGTGAAGATCGTTTCCTGGAACGTCAACGGTTTGCGCGCGTGCGCCAAGACCCATTTCCGCGACTGGTTTGCCAGAAGTGATGCCGACGTGGTCCTCATCCAGGAACTGCGCGCCGAACCCGACCAAATCCCGCCCGACCTGGTGGAAATGCCCGGGTACGGCTCCACGTTCTTCCCCGCCAGCTCCAAGAAGGGCTATTCGGGGGTCGCCGCCTGGGTGCGCGAATCCCTAGGGCCCGTCCAGGTGGAAAAAGGCATGGGGTGGGACGTCGCCGACCGCGAGGGACGGCTTCTGACCGTGTCGGTGGGCAATCTGCGGGTGGTGGGATCCTACGTATTCAACGGCGGCAAGTCGGAAGAGGCCTTCGCCGACAAGCTGGAATTCTATCGCAAGATCCGCGAAAGCCACTCCCAGTGGGCCTCCCAAGGCCTCGACGTGGCGTTTCTGGGCGACTACAACATCTGCCACCAGGCCATCGACATCGCAGATCCCGTGGGCAACAAGGACAGTGTTGGGTTCCGACCCATCGAGCGCGAGCACCTGGGAGCCTACTTCGAGGCGGGCTTCGCCGATTGCTTCCGTCGCTTCCATCCGGGCGTCGCCAACCAGTACACCTGGTGGTCCAACCGCCCCGGCGTGCGGGCGCGCAACCACGGCTGGCGCATCGACTACGCGTCGGTCTCGGAAAACCTCTGGCCCCGCGTGAAGCGCTGCTGGCATGAACCGGACCAGATGGGCTCCGACCACTGCCCCATCGGCCTGGAACTGCGATGA
- a CDS encoding Fic family protein, whose protein sequence is MILDNKLNITDQIELSKAEERISKQKARILFDSGDISKIAVGTFEGLCQIHSYLFGDIYEFAGKVRNVNIAKGSFRFAPLMYLKPSLEAIDALPQRNYEEIIEKYVEMNIAHPFREGNGRATRIWLDLILKQELKKVVDWNLVDKDEYLSAMERSVVKDVEIKVLLKAALTDKIEDRALFMKGIDVSYFYEGYSEFKTGEL, encoded by the coding sequence ATGATTCTTGATAACAAGCTGAACATCACGGATCAGATCGAGCTCTCGAAAGCAGAGGAGAGGATCAGCAAGCAAAAAGCGCGGATTCTTTTCGATTCCGGGGACATTTCCAAGATCGCCGTGGGGACGTTCGAGGGGCTCTGCCAGATCCATTCGTATCTGTTCGGCGACATCTATGAATTCGCGGGCAAGGTCCGAAACGTGAACATCGCCAAAGGCAGTTTTCGGTTCGCGCCCTTGATGTACCTCAAGCCGTCGCTGGAAGCGATCGATGCGCTGCCGCAGAGGAACTACGAAGAGATCATCGAAAAGTACGTGGAGATGAACATCGCCCATCCGTTCCGCGAAGGCAATGGCCGAGCCACGCGCATCTGGCTGGATCTGATCCTGAAGCAGGAGCTCAAGAAGGTCGTCGATTGGAACCTGGTCGACAAGGACGAATACCTCTCGGCGATGGAGCGAAGCGTGGTGAAGGACGTGGAAATCAAAGTGCTCCTCAAGGCCGCCCTGACGGACAAGATCGAAGATCGAGCCCTGTTCATGAAGGGAATCGATGTGAGCTATTTCTACGAGGGGTATAGCGAATTCAAAACGGGGGAATTGTAG